The sequence CAATTGCACTTCGTCTCGCCCGTGGTGGCGCCAAGAAGCGTCCGTACTACCGCATCGTGGCGGCCGACAGCCGTCGTGCCCGTGACGGCAAGTACCTGGAGCAGCTGGGTACCTACAACCCGATGCTGCCGAAGGACGACGCCAACCGCGTCAAGCTGAACGAGGACCGCGTGCGTTACTGGCTGGGCGTCGGCGCCCAGCCGTCGGACCGCGTGCACCGTTTCCTCGATGCCGCCGGCATCCTCGAGCGTGCACCGAAGAACAACCCGAAGAAGGGTGAGCCGGGCGCTGCCGCCAAGGAACGCGCCGAGGAAAAGGCTGCCAAGGCTGCCGAAGCCGAGGAAGCTGCCAAGGCCGCAACCGAGGAAGCCGCTGCTGAAGAAGCTGTCACCGA is a genomic window of Aurantiacibacter sp. MUD11 containing:
- the rpsP gene encoding 30S ribosomal protein S16, whose protein sequence is MAIALRLARGGAKKRPYYRIVAADSRRARDGKYLEQLGTYNPMLPKDDANRVKLNEDRVRYWLGVGAQPSDRVHRFLDAAGILERAPKNNPKKGEPGAAAKERAEEKAAKAAEAEEAAKAATEEAAAEEAVTEEAAAEEAPAEEAAAEEAPAEEAPAEEAPAEEAAAEEEKSED